A single genomic interval of Streptomyces sp. BA2 harbors:
- a CDS encoding phage tail protein translates to MALNASMFASPVFWIVAAIVALVAVVVLIATKTDWFQQAWSVAWGFIKSTTDTVVAGIGSVLNWFGSLPGKLGGWFGSAKDAAIRKLLELHIWLTGLPGRAASALAGLPGSLRRSAVTGFQAFRTAAGQKASDFIAWVRGMPRRIASGIGSLASLLTGKGRDVVRGLWNGIKGMGGWIKDKLISWAKAMIPGPIADALGINSPSRVMAQEIGQWIPAGVVDGIEAGQGAVDRSMRNLVSTPTPGQATAAAMAAQTSAATGGAGAGGGRIVIDVTGADGEWKRVIRRMVRVDGRGSVQTAFGT, encoded by the coding sequence TTGGCCCTCAACGCGAGCATGTTCGCCTCGCCTGTGTTCTGGATCGTCGCCGCGATCGTCGCCCTGGTCGCCGTGGTGGTGTTGATCGCCACCAAGACGGATTGGTTCCAACAGGCGTGGTCGGTGGCATGGGGCTTCATCAAGTCGACCACCGACACAGTCGTTGCGGGCATCGGCTCGGTACTGAACTGGTTCGGTTCTCTGCCTGGCAAGTTGGGCGGCTGGTTCGGCAGCGCGAAGGATGCCGCGATCCGCAAACTCCTTGAGCTGCACATTTGGCTTACCGGTCTGCCCGGCCGTGCCGCATCCGCGCTCGCCGGACTGCCGGGCAGTCTGCGCCGCTCGGCCGTGACTGGCTTTCAGGCGTTCCGCACGGCCGCCGGACAGAAGGCATCCGACTTCATCGCGTGGGTTCGGGGCATGCCCCGCCGCATCGCGAGCGGCATCGGCTCTCTGGCCTCCCTGCTCACCGGGAAGGGCCGCGATGTGGTGCGCGGTCTGTGGAACGGCATCAAGGGCATGGGCGGCTGGATCAAGGACAAGCTGATCAGCTGGGCCAAGGCCATGATTCCGGGCCCGATCGCCGACGCGCTCGGCATCAACTCGCCCTCCCGCGTCATGGCGCAGGAAATCGGCCAGTGGATTCCCGCCGGTGTCGTCGACGGCATCGAGGCGGGACAGGGCGCGGTCGATCGCAGCATGCGAAACCTGGTTTCCACGCCCACCCCCGGACAGGCCACCGCCGCCGCCATGGCCGCACAGACCAGCGCCGCCACTGGCGGTGCGGGCGCGGGTGGCGGGCGAATCGTCATCGACGTCACCGGCGCAGACGGCGAATGGAAGCGCGTGATCCGCCGCATGGTCCGCGTCGACGGCCGCGGCTCCGTACAGACCGCTTTCGGCACCTGA
- a CDS encoding Rmf/CrpP fold protein: protein MGTREDIVRAVTAGREAGRRGDEPTTCPHPSTSTLRTAWIRGYAEQRPAPQLVADDGDQDPDG, encoded by the coding sequence ATGGGCACGCGCGAGGACATCGTGAGGGCAGTCACGGCAGGCCGCGAGGCAGGCCGCAGGGGCGACGAGCCGACCACGTGCCCGCACCCGAGCACGTCGACACTGCGGACCGCATGGATACGCGGGTACGCCGAGCAGCGCCCCGCCCCGCAACTGGTCGCCGACGACGGCGACCAGGACCCCGACGGCTAA
- a CDS encoding phage minor capsid protein — translation MVEHLAAASRDIYASAEERLLGIIARQLAQGLDAPGWVEAKLAAVQQLRRAAQAVVDELGRATQLEVWDAVAEAYNTGHRAAVAELGALSDDARALVEDRTPNAQAIDRLAQEAVDVVTATHRGILRAVVDVFRAVVASVAATSLLGTGTRRQATQDAMRAFADRGIRAFVDKAGRRWSLPSYAEMAVRTATARAATEAHMRTLAEHGVDLVIVSDAPRECPLCRPWEGKVLTIGGPAGVRTVEAEHATEDGRMVPVRVAGSLDEARARGLQHPNCRHSVSAYTPGLTRIEQATSDPAGYEAGQRQRAIERNIRKWRRREAAATTPEEKRATGAKVRAWQGAMRQHLAGHPDLRRLRHREQEGASNLPASPRPPAPDQVERARVWSGDERTVREMSDDQLAAALRTPLDDRARRRIEAEADRRDLAALLDRAAPRGRLVEDLLGLSDDDLARLFAHVDDADQVRIMAETDRRDRAGQLPDVRPDLVGLSDAQLAARYRDAGRGPEAAAIAAEAARRDLLSRLYPGGNLLADLTGVGDDDLAWAMQYADTAELLRIAAEMDRRDAVELPPPASTGDPVEGLLADRDALAEAMGDHVPGPAAWGALAADQALDDHLDDDAFWADLRDAAAAQHRGDDDEDQDERHLITRREARALYDEYVYRQYLQAEADCRGYLLSKKAQAAGHAPVSLFSGPARIAHARASDELKEWWAEHGRLTQAEFIEQVTGKPQRWAEGARHHESDHQNKR, via the coding sequence ATGGTCGAGCATCTGGCCGCAGCCTCGCGCGACATTTACGCGAGCGCCGAAGAACGGCTGCTCGGTATCATCGCGCGCCAGCTCGCCCAGGGCCTCGACGCACCCGGATGGGTCGAGGCCAAGCTCGCCGCCGTGCAGCAGCTCAGGCGAGCCGCACAGGCCGTCGTCGACGAGTTGGGGCGCGCGACACAGCTCGAAGTGTGGGATGCGGTCGCCGAGGCATACAACACAGGTCACCGCGCCGCGGTCGCCGAGTTGGGCGCCCTGTCCGATGACGCCCGCGCCCTGGTCGAGGACCGCACGCCGAACGCACAGGCCATTGACCGTCTCGCACAGGAAGCGGTCGACGTCGTCACAGCGACGCACCGCGGCATTCTGCGGGCTGTTGTTGACGTCTTTCGGGCCGTCGTGGCGTCCGTGGCCGCAACGTCCCTGCTCGGCACCGGCACCCGCCGACAGGCCACACAGGACGCCATGCGGGCGTTTGCCGACCGCGGCATACGCGCGTTCGTCGACAAGGCGGGCCGCCGCTGGTCGCTCCCCTCGTACGCCGAGATGGCCGTACGGACGGCGACCGCACGGGCCGCGACCGAGGCCCACATGCGCACCCTCGCCGAGCACGGCGTCGACCTGGTCATCGTCAGCGACGCCCCGCGCGAGTGCCCGCTGTGCCGCCCGTGGGAGGGCAAGGTACTCACGATCGGTGGCCCTGCAGGGGTTCGTACGGTCGAGGCCGAGCACGCCACCGAGGACGGCCGTATGGTCCCCGTCCGCGTCGCCGGAAGCCTCGACGAAGCACGCGCCCGTGGGTTGCAGCACCCGAACTGTCGGCACTCCGTGAGCGCCTACACCCCCGGATTGACCCGCATCGAGCAGGCCACCAGCGACCCCGCCGGATACGAGGCCGGGCAACGGCAGCGCGCCATCGAGCGGAACATACGCAAGTGGCGCCGCCGCGAGGCCGCCGCCACAACGCCCGAGGAGAAGCGCGCCACCGGCGCCAAGGTCCGGGCGTGGCAAGGCGCCATGCGCCAGCACCTCGCCGGCCACCCCGACTTGCGCCGACTCAGGCACCGCGAGCAGGAAGGGGCAAGCAACCTCCCCGCTTCGCCCCGTCCGCCCGCGCCCGATCAGGTCGAGCGGGCCCGCGTGTGGTCGGGCGACGAGCGCACCGTGCGCGAGATGAGCGACGACCAGCTCGCCGCCGCCCTGCGTACACCGCTTGACGACCGCGCTCGCCGCCGGATCGAGGCCGAGGCCGACCGCCGCGACCTCGCCGCCCTGCTCGACCGCGCCGCACCCCGCGGGCGCCTGGTCGAGGATCTGCTCGGCCTGTCCGACGACGACCTCGCCCGTCTGTTCGCCCACGTCGACGACGCCGACCAGGTGCGCATCATGGCCGAGACCGACCGACGCGACCGCGCCGGACAACTCCCCGACGTGCGCCCCGATCTGGTCGGCCTGTCCGACGCCCAGCTCGCCGCCCGCTACCGCGACGCCGGTAGAGGTCCCGAGGCCGCCGCCATCGCCGCGGAGGCCGCCCGCCGCGACCTGCTCTCCAGGCTGTACCCCGGTGGGAACCTGCTCGCCGATCTGACGGGGGTGGGCGACGACGACCTCGCATGGGCCATGCAGTACGCCGACACCGCCGAACTACTGCGCATCGCCGCGGAGATGGACCGGCGCGACGCCGTCGAGCTACCCCCGCCCGCCAGCACCGGCGACCCTGTCGAGGGCCTACTCGCCGACCGCGACGCCCTCGCCGAGGCCATGGGCGACCATGTGCCCGGCCCGGCCGCATGGGGCGCCCTCGCCGCCGACCAGGCCCTCGACGACCACCTCGACGACGACGCGTTTTGGGCCGACCTACGCGACGCCGCCGCCGCACAGCACCGCGGCGACGACGACGAGGACCAGGACGAGCGGCACCTCATCACCCGCCGCGAGGCCCGCGCCCTGTACGACGAGTACGTGTATCGGCAGTACCTACAGGCCGAAGCAGACTGCCGCGGCTACCTGCTCAGCAAGAAGGCCCAGGCCGCCGGGCACGCCCCGGTATCCCTGTTCAGCGGGCCCGCACGCATCGCGCACGCGCGGGCGTCCGACGAGCTGAAAGAGTGGTGGGCCGAACACGGCCGGTTGACTCAGGCAGAGTTCATCGAGCAGGTGACCGGCAAGCCGCAGCGATGGGCCGAAGGCGCCCGCCATCACGAGTCGGACCACCAGAACAAGAGGTGA
- a CDS encoding phage portal protein, whose amino-acid sequence MALPENGAAWPPPQWAPYYAEMRVDDAWYSGDTRRLARIRGEHDEAPTRRGPWNRRRAQPARLRGRLHVPLPSDIAAVSAHLLFGDMPSVSVDDKATQDRLNTLVDEGAIQQTLHGGAEQGSALSGVYLRATWDRDLIDRPILSVVQPDNVAPEFRWGMLRAATLWRDLSGSTASTMFRHVERHEPGRILHGLYEGTPDSLGRAVPLAEHPETADLAGSLGEDGVTVTTGITDLTIVYVPNIGPNRVHRSSPMGRSDFQGIRDVFEAIDDVWTSWMRDIRLARARLIVPDGYLRDYGPGQGAGFDDDREVWHSLKMPPNEGSAITLSQFEIRVEEHQRSTEALTRQAAQSAGYSAQSFGLDANGSPITATEVDSRDALSMVTRKKKTGYWRQPLAHILHVLLQLDAVHFARAIKPDRPRVEFGDGVAESEQSTATTLDLLARAGAVSTATKVRWLHPEWEDGEVNVEVAAILRETGAADAPDPGGTYPL is encoded by the coding sequence ATGGCACTGCCCGAGAACGGCGCAGCGTGGCCGCCCCCGCAGTGGGCCCCGTACTACGCCGAGATGCGCGTCGACGACGCGTGGTACTCCGGTGACACGCGCCGCCTCGCCCGCATCCGCGGCGAGCACGACGAGGCCCCAACCCGCCGCGGCCCGTGGAATCGGCGCCGCGCCCAGCCCGCCCGACTGCGTGGCCGCCTGCACGTGCCGTTGCCGTCCGACATCGCCGCCGTGAGCGCTCACCTGTTGTTCGGCGACATGCCGTCTGTGAGCGTCGACGACAAGGCCACACAGGATCGCCTTAACACCCTGGTCGACGAAGGCGCGATACAGCAGACCTTGCACGGAGGCGCCGAGCAGGGATCGGCCCTGTCCGGGGTGTATCTCCGCGCCACGTGGGACCGCGACCTGATCGACCGGCCGATTCTGTCCGTCGTGCAGCCCGACAACGTCGCCCCCGAATTCCGGTGGGGGATGCTGCGGGCCGCGACCCTGTGGCGTGACCTCTCTGGCTCGACCGCCTCGACCATGTTCCGGCACGTCGAGCGGCACGAGCCGGGCCGCATCCTGCACGGCCTCTATGAGGGCACCCCCGACAGTCTCGGCCGCGCCGTGCCCTTGGCCGAGCACCCCGAGACCGCCGATCTTGCGGGCAGTCTCGGCGAGGACGGCGTCACCGTCACCACCGGTATCACCGATCTCACGATCGTCTACGTGCCGAACATCGGGCCCAACAGGGTGCACCGGTCGAGCCCGATGGGGCGTAGCGACTTCCAGGGCATCCGGGACGTGTTCGAGGCCATTGACGACGTGTGGACGTCTTGGATGCGCGACATCCGCCTCGCCCGTGCACGGCTGATCGTCCCCGACGGGTACCTACGGGACTACGGGCCCGGACAGGGCGCAGGGTTCGACGACGACCGCGAGGTCTGGCATTCGCTGAAGATGCCGCCCAATGAGGGCAGCGCAATCACGTTGAGCCAGTTCGAGATCAGGGTCGAGGAGCACCAGCGGAGCACCGAGGCACTGACTCGGCAGGCCGCCCAGTCGGCCGGATACAGCGCCCAGTCATTCGGCCTCGACGCCAACGGCTCCCCGATCACCGCGACCGAAGTCGACAGCCGTGACGCCCTGTCCATGGTCACCCGCAAGAAGAAAACCGGGTATTGGCGTCAGCCTCTCGCGCACATCCTGCACGTCCTGTTGCAGCTCGACGCCGTGCACTTCGCCCGCGCGATCAAACCGGATCGCCCCCGCGTCGAGTTCGGCGACGGCGTCGCCGAGAGCGAGCAGAGCACGGCGACAACCCTCGACCTGCTCGCCCGCGCCGGCGCCGTATCAACCGCGACCAAGGTTCGGTGGCTGCACCCCGAGTGGGAAGACGGCGAGGTAAACGTCGAGGTCGCCGCGATCCTTCGGGAGACCGGCGCCGCGGATGCACCCGACCCAGGCGGTACGTACCCGTTGTGA
- a CDS encoding PBSX family phage terminase large subunit → MLDLDRLPLSRKQLRSIGQATARINLWHGSVRSGKTIASLLAFVIAVATAGPSGLIIICGRSLQTIERNVLEPLQDRALFGPLARHVVHTRGATTATILGRTVHLIGAADARAEGRLRGLTAQLAYVDEATLLPEGFWVQLLARLSVPGARLYATTNPDSPRHWLKTGYLDRAGELNLHSWHFKLADNPSLSPDYVADLAAEYVGLWRRRMIDGAWVVAEGAIYDMWDEARHVVDELPDMRRHWCGVDYGTTNPFAAVLLGEGTDGRLYVCAEWRHDSRTVHRSMTDAQYSRAVRAWLDALGITPEWTFIDPSAASFSTQMWQDGHPGLARATNGVTDGIRSVSSLLAADRLLVHDSCEGLLAELPGYSWDPKATERGDDAPIKVDDHSADALRYVVHSTAHEWRHLLSATTDFAL, encoded by the coding sequence GTGCTCGACCTCGACCGGTTGCCCCTGTCCCGCAAGCAACTCCGCTCGATTGGCCAGGCGACCGCCCGTATCAACCTCTGGCACGGCTCGGTTCGATCCGGCAAGACCATCGCATCGTTGCTGGCGTTCGTGATCGCCGTCGCCACGGCGGGCCCGTCCGGGCTCATCATCATCTGCGGCCGATCGCTGCAAACGATCGAGCGCAACGTCTTGGAGCCCCTACAGGACCGCGCACTGTTCGGTCCCCTCGCCCGTCACGTCGTGCACACCCGCGGGGCGACCACGGCGACGATCCTCGGCCGCACCGTCCACCTGATCGGCGCCGCCGACGCCCGCGCCGAGGGCCGCCTACGCGGCCTCACCGCGCAGTTGGCGTACGTCGACGAGGCAACCCTCTTGCCCGAGGGGTTTTGGGTCCAGCTTCTTGCCCGTCTGTCCGTGCCCGGCGCGCGCCTGTACGCGACGACCAACCCGGACAGTCCGCGGCACTGGCTCAAGACCGGGTATCTCGACCGCGCGGGCGAACTCAACCTTCATTCCTGGCATTTCAAGCTCGCCGACAACCCCTCACTGTCACCCGACTACGTCGCCGACCTCGCCGCCGAGTACGTCGGCCTGTGGCGACGGCGCATGATCGACGGCGCGTGGGTGGTCGCCGAGGGCGCCATCTACGACATGTGGGACGAGGCCCGCCACGTCGTCGACGAGCTGCCCGACATGCGTCGCCACTGGTGCGGCGTGGACTACGGCACCACCAACCCGTTCGCCGCGGTCCTGCTCGGCGAAGGCACCGACGGCCGCCTGTACGTGTGCGCCGAGTGGCGCCACGACTCCCGCACGGTGCACCGCAGCATGACCGACGCGCAATACAGCCGCGCCGTCCGCGCGTGGCTCGACGCCCTCGGCATCACGCCCGAGTGGACGTTCATCGACCCGAGCGCCGCGTCGTTCTCTACGCAGATGTGGCAGGACGGGCACCCCGGCCTCGCCCGCGCCACCAACGGCGTCACCGACGGAATCCGCAGCGTGTCGAGCCTGCTCGCCGCCGACCGCCTGCTCGTGCACGACTCGTGCGAGGGCCTGCTCGCCGAACTCCCCGGTTACTCCTGGGACCCCAAAGCCACCGAGCGCGGCGACGACGCCCCGATCAAGGTCGACGACCACAGCGCCGACGCCCTGCGCTACGTCGTCCACTCCACCGCGCACGAGTGGCGTCACCTGCTCTCAGCTACCACCGACTTCGCGCTGTGA
- a CDS encoding helix-turn-helix domain-containing protein encodes MGGARVTKPITDRDRAAVRRLHAQGKARNEIARAIRRSPSTVSKIAGQFDPPLSFDRAPQVEAATRARTADLAARRATLALALQDDAERLRTQLWAPTVHGEFAGREGEWHETHLPQPRFGDQRQIIASVQTAVGTSLRLAPVEGGENAEQVRSMLGTLGEALTQATNDDQALDDGGTAGG; translated from the coding sequence GTGGGAGGCGCGCGGGTGACAAAGCCAATTACCGACAGAGATCGCGCAGCGGTCCGCCGCCTCCACGCCCAGGGCAAGGCCCGAAACGAGATCGCCCGAGCTATTAGGCGCAGCCCCTCGACCGTGTCGAAGATCGCCGGACAGTTCGACCCGCCCCTGTCGTTCGACCGCGCCCCGCAGGTCGAGGCCGCCACCCGCGCCCGCACCGCCGACCTCGCAGCACGCCGCGCCACCCTCGCCCTCGCACTCCAGGACGACGCCGAGCGCCTACGCACCCAGCTATGGGCACCCACCGTGCACGGCGAGTTCGCCGGCCGCGAGGGCGAGTGGCACGAGACCCACCTACCGCAACCCCGCTTCGGCGACCAACGCCAGATCATCGCGTCGGTACAGACCGCCGTCGGCACCTCCCTACGCCTCGCACCCGTCGAGGGCGGAGAGAACGCCGAGCAGGTGCGCAGCATGTTGGGCACCCTCGGCGAGGCACTGACGCAGGCCACCAACGACGACCAGGCCCTCGACGACGGGGGCACCGCCGGGGGGTGA